The Corynebacterium tuberculostearicum genome window below encodes:
- a CDS encoding trimeric intracellular cation channel family protein, whose product MVEVDPLIESLYRWSDISGVLLMGIIGGTMARKRGYDIIGFFFIAMFSSLGGGMVRDVLINRGTVAAMSQPEYLYLAFAGALIARFVYFKGKTWDYLQAHGDAVVSGLWAATGAVKAITYGLPLIPCIMMGVFTATGGSMIRDIVMGREPSVFGDNQPTVIPAVACAIIVLVGHHYDMMAVGMIIGPLVSIFLALLGIWAGWRVPAYQEWAPINHTAAQVKVLAKKAENKSRAVGRRLEPHRVRSWRHRQMEAALQRRIEKEVRSGKRRKEAAAEASEFMQSFESDVDQLSAQTAESENTDFGMDLSGDSYEAEEQASHEESQRLLDSILEDDKLTDELIDRLMKRYNSRD is encoded by the coding sequence ATGGTTGAAGTGGATCCGCTCATTGAATCTCTCTACCGCTGGTCCGATATCAGCGGCGTGCTGCTGATGGGAATCATCGGCGGCACTATGGCGCGCAAACGCGGCTATGACATCATCGGCTTTTTCTTCATCGCGATGTTTTCTTCCCTGGGCGGCGGTATGGTGCGCGACGTCCTTATTAACCGCGGCACCGTGGCGGCCATGAGCCAGCCGGAATACCTTTACCTGGCCTTTGCCGGCGCGCTCATTGCCCGCTTTGTCTACTTCAAGGGCAAGACCTGGGACTATCTGCAAGCGCATGGCGACGCCGTCGTATCCGGCCTCTGGGCTGCCACCGGCGCCGTGAAGGCCATTACCTATGGGCTGCCGCTTATTCCGTGCATCATGATGGGTGTGTTTACCGCCACCGGCGGATCCATGATTCGTGACATCGTCATGGGGCGCGAGCCTAGCGTCTTTGGCGATAACCAGCCAACGGTCATCCCGGCCGTGGCCTGCGCAATCATCGTCTTAGTGGGCCACCACTATGACATGATGGCCGTGGGCATGATTATCGGGCCGCTGGTTTCCATCTTCTTGGCTCTGCTGGGCATTTGGGCCGGCTGGCGCGTGCCGGCGTATCAGGAATGGGCGCCGATTAATCACACCGCGGCGCAGGTGAAGGTGCTGGCGAAGAAGGCCGAGAATAAGAGCCGCGCGGTGGGCCGCCGCTTGGAGCCGCACCGCGTGCGCTCGTGGCGCCACCGTCAGATGGAGGCTGCACTGCAGCGCCGCATTGAAAAGGAAGTGCGCTCCGGCAAGCGTCGCAAGGAGGCCGCGGCGGAGGCCAGCGAGTTTATGCAGTCGTTTGAATCGGACGTCGATCAGCTCAGTGCCCAGACCGCGGAGTCCGAGAACACCGACTTTGGTATGGACCTTAGCGGTGACTCCTACGAGGCAGAAGAGCAGGCCTCCCATGAGGAATCGCAGCGCCTGCTGGATTCCATCTTGGAAGATGACAAGCTTACCGATGAGCTCATTGACCGCCTCATGAAGCGTTATAACTCTCGCGACTAG